A genomic region of Ewingella sp. CoE-038-23 contains the following coding sequences:
- the pdxB gene encoding 4-phosphoerythronate dehydrogenase PdxB: MKILVDENMPYAVELFSRLGNVQAVPGRPIPQDALNDADALMVRSVTKVNEALLAGKPVKFVGTATAGTDHVDDAWLQQQGIGFSAAPGCNAIAVVEYVFSSLLILAQRDGFQLRDKTVGIVGVGNVGSRLNARLRALGIRTLLCDPPRADRGDEETFSSLDQLVAEADILTFHTPLNMSGPYSTHHLVDADLLARLPADRILINACRGEVVDNAALLDALNGAKKLTAVLDVWEPEPDLSLALLDKVAIGTAHIAGYSLEGKARGTTQVFEAFSQFIGQPQKVPLEELLPAPEFPVVSFSGELNEARLLRLIHLVYDVRRDDAPLRRVAGKAGEFDKLRKFYEERREWSSLKVICDNPATVELLNKLGFTAVQG; this comes from the coding sequence GTGAAAATCCTGGTTGATGAAAATATGCCTTATGCCGTCGAGCTATTTAGCCGACTGGGCAATGTGCAGGCCGTTCCGGGCCGGCCGATTCCGCAAGATGCACTCAATGACGCCGATGCCCTGATGGTGCGCTCGGTGACCAAGGTGAATGAGGCACTGCTGGCAGGAAAGCCGGTGAAATTCGTGGGTACCGCGACGGCGGGGACTGACCACGTGGATGACGCCTGGCTGCAACAGCAGGGGATTGGTTTCTCCGCCGCGCCGGGCTGTAACGCCATTGCGGTAGTGGAATATGTGTTCTCCTCGCTGCTGATTTTGGCCCAGCGCGATGGCTTCCAGCTGCGCGACAAAACGGTCGGCATTGTTGGGGTAGGCAATGTGGGATCGCGTCTGAATGCGCGCCTGCGTGCCTTGGGCATCCGCACTCTGCTGTGCGACCCGCCGCGCGCCGATCGAGGTGACGAAGAGACTTTCTCTTCGCTGGACCAACTGGTAGCAGAAGCCGATATCTTGACCTTTCACACGCCGTTGAACATGTCCGGGCCTTATAGCACGCACCATCTGGTGGACGCCGACCTGTTGGCACGCCTGCCTGCTGACCGTATTTTGATTAACGCCTGTCGTGGCGAAGTGGTAGATAACGCCGCGCTGCTCGACGCGCTCAACGGCGCGAAAAAACTCACCGCCGTGCTGGACGTATGGGAGCCGGAGCCGGATCTTTCTCTGGCATTGCTGGATAAAGTGGCGATTGGCACGGCGCACATTGCCGGATACAGCCTTGAAGGCAAGGCGCGCGGCACCACTCAGGTGTTCGAAGCATTCAGCCAGTTTATCGGCCAGCCGCAAAAAGTACCGTTGGAAGAGCTGCTGCCTGCGCCAGAGTTCCCGGTTGTCTCATTCTCAGGGGAACTGAACGAAGCCAGACTGCTGCGACTTATTCACTTAGTGTATGATGTGCGCCGCGATGACGCGCCGTTACGCCGCGTGGCGGGCAAAGCCGGGGAGTTCGACAAACTGCGCAAATTCTATGAAGAGCGCCGCGAGTGGTCATCGCTGAAAGTAATTTGCGATAATCCGGCGACCGTCGAGTTGCTCAATAAACTCGGTTTTACTGCCGTTCAGGGCTAA
- a CDS encoding helix-turn-helix domain-containing protein, producing the protein MPQPRFYPPLPEQIPNTLLFRGETILANSEYVCHSHPWSQIITIKSGVMAMKVEGERYLAPREFAIWIPAGVKHSSYNRRTTRFCAIDIAPEWDDGLPEKPCLLTLTPIFNAIANDFALRDLSEPETDRDMRMALVLLDQICQAPRQNTYLPTSDNKLLSQVLNALEKNPADNTSLAEWAARVYTTERTLSRRCQQDLGMGFAEWRQRLRFLHSISLLEQGKTVQDVALEVGYSSSSAFIAMFQQISGTTPQRFRNER; encoded by the coding sequence ATGCCACAGCCTCGTTTTTATCCTCCGCTTCCTGAACAGATCCCCAATACGCTGCTCTTTCGCGGAGAAACCATTCTGGCTAACTCGGAATATGTTTGCCATTCGCACCCGTGGAGCCAGATTATTACCATCAAATCAGGCGTGATGGCGATGAAGGTTGAAGGTGAGCGCTACCTTGCGCCGCGCGAGTTTGCTATCTGGATACCCGCCGGAGTGAAGCACTCTAGCTATAACCGCCGGACGACCCGTTTTTGCGCCATCGACATCGCGCCCGAGTGGGATGACGGCCTGCCTGAAAAGCCCTGCCTGCTCACTCTGACACCGATTTTTAACGCCATCGCCAACGACTTCGCGCTGCGTGATCTTTCAGAGCCAGAGACCGATCGCGATATGCGTATGGCATTGGTGCTGTTGGACCAAATCTGTCAGGCCCCGCGGCAAAACACCTATTTACCCACGTCCGACAATAAGCTGTTGTCGCAGGTGTTAAACGCGCTGGAGAAGAACCCGGCGGATAACACCTCGCTGGCGGAGTGGGCGGCGCGGGTTTACACCACCGAACGCACGCTTTCACGCCGCTGCCAACAGGATTTGGGCATGGGCTTTGCCGAATGGCGTCAGCGTCTGCGCTTCCTCCATTCGATTTCTCTGCTCGAGCAGGGCAAAACGGTGCAAGACGTGGCGCTGGAAGTTGGCTACAGTTCATCATCAGCGTTTATTGCCATGTTCCAGCAAATATCTGGGACCACGCCTCAACGTTTTCGTAATGAACGGTAA